A genomic segment from Drosophila willistoni isolate 14030-0811.24 chromosome 2L unlocalized genomic scaffold, UCI_dwil_1.1 Seg72.1, whole genome shotgun sequence encodes:
- the LOC6646022 gene encoding spondin-1 — protein MLMLRRMGHLFAVVCLAIIISPTSACPRAPQMPHGRRTRGDNGYKLIVADGPNGYVPGKTYNLLLLGHRTHDKIQHFTHFTISAEAHTGARRPQAANPRRVGRFQLFSDSLTKFNDRCVNTVSEADDLPKTEVQVMWVAPEAGSGCVSLSAMVYEGPRAWYSDDGNLSAVICERKPDATTIQKECCACDEAKYSFTFEGIWSNETHPKDYPFAIWLTHFSDIIGASHESNFSFWGENHIATAGFRSLAEWGSPSALESELRANGPKLRTLIKAAGLWYPDVNQNTSSKFRVDRKHPKVSLVSMFGPSPDWVVGISGVDLCTTDCSWVESMDFNLYPWDAGTDSGITYMSPNSETQPPERMYRITTMYPEDPRAPFYNPKSREMTPLAKLYVRREKIVSRNCDDEFLQALQVEVSDDAEEQDTRVECRVSEFTPWSPCSVTCGKGIRMRNRHYVVPQKAADAKCSRQLVSKEMCVAPVAECPESSSSSLRDEDEGENLANSQSLVNENGEGAGLCKTSPWSVWSECSASCGIGITMRTRTFVNHLGRKRCPHITVVEKNKCMRPDCTYEQVELPDPECPTTQWSDWSPCTSTCGRGVTIRTRLVLLENGEAKDKCLSRMELHQQKECINPVDCHINSEMAKDICIQHPDSGPCRGNYQRYSYNPQTQSCQSFSYGGCRGNRNNFLTETECLQTCSSVRSSKAAEEVPQGCVMSDWSNWSACSVSCGVGYSEGYRQVISEPQHGGQSCPKRLSKRRRCTMPSC, from the exons ATGTTGATGCTGAGGAGGATGGGGCACTTGTTTGCTGTCGTCTGTCTGGCAATTATTATTAGTCCAACCTCGGCATGCCCGCGTGCTCCCCAAATGCCACATGGTCGACGTACACGAGGCGATAATGGATACAAATTAATTGTGGCCGATGGACCCAATGGCTATGTTCCCGGCAAGACCTACAACT tACTCCTCCTGGGACACCGCACTCACGATAAGATTCAACATTTCACCCACTTTACAATTTCTGCAGAAGCTCACACTGGTGCCCGTCGTCCCCAAGCGGCAAATCCTCGTCGTGTGGGTCGTTTCCAATTGTTTAGCGATTCGCTAACCAAATTCAATGATCGTTGTGTGAATACCGTTTCGGAAGCCGACGATTTGCCCAAAACTGAAGTGCAGGTTATGTGGGTGGCTCCAGAAGCGGGCTCTGGTTGCGTTTCTCTTTCTGCCATGGTGTATGAAGGACCACGTGCCTGGTACTCTGATGATGGCAACTTATCGGCCGTAATTTGTGAACGGAAACCGGATGCCACGACCATTCAAAAGGAATGTTGTGCCTGCGATGAGGCCAAGTATAGC TTTACCTTCGAAGGTATTTGGTCGAATGAAACTCATCCCAAGGATTATCCGTTTGCCATTTGGTTGACTCACTTTTCCGATATTATTGGAGCATCGCATGAATCGAATTTCTCCTTCTGGGGTGAGAATCATATAGCCACCGCTGGCTTTAGATCGCTAGCCGAATGGGGATCACCATCTGCCCTGGAATCGGAACTGCGTGCCAATGGTCCTAAACTGCGTACATTGATCAAGGCTGCTGGTCTTTGGTATCCCGATGTTAATCAGAACACATCATCCAAATTTCGTGTGGATCGCAAGCATCCAAAAGTATCGCTAGTATCGATGTTTGGTCCGTCACCCGATTGGGTGGTGGGCATAAGTGGTGTAGATCTTTGCACCACAGATTGCAGTTGGGTTGAATCAATGGACTTTAATCTTTATCCCTGGGATGCCGGCACCGACAGTGGCATTACTTATATG TCACCCAATTCGGAGACGCAGCCACCGGAGAGAATGTATCGCATTACCACCATGTATCCAGAGGATCCACGTGCTCCCTTCTATAATCCCAAG AGCCGTGAAATGACTCCATTGGCCAAGTTGTATGTGCGTCGCGAGAAGATTGTCTCAAGAAATTGCGATGATGAATTCCTTCAGGCTCTGCAAGTGGAAGTCTCCGACGATGCCGAGGAACAGGATACGCGTG TTGAATGCCGCGTCAGTGAATTTACCCCCTGGAGTCCTTGCTCCGTAACCTGCGGCAAGGGCATTCGTATGCGCAATCGTCACTATGTTGTGCCCCAGAAAGCTGCTGATGCCAAATGCAGTCGGCAATTGGTATCAAAGGAGATGTGTGTGGCCCCAGTGGCCGAATGCCCtgaatcatcatcatcatcgctcCGTGATGAAGATGAGGGTGAAAATCTGGCCAATTCACAGTCGCTCGTCAATGAAAATGGCGAGGGAGCCGGCTTATGCAAGACCTCACCGTGGAGCGTATGGTCCGAATGCTCGGCTAGCTGTGGCATTGGCATCACCATGCGTACACGGACGTTTGTCAATCATTTGGGACGCAAACGTTGTCCGCACATAACCGTTGTGGAGAAGAACAAGTGCATGCGGCCCGATTGTACCTATGAACAGGTTGAATTACCCGATCCCGAATGCCCCACAACCCAGTGGAGTGACTGGAGTCCTTGTACATCGACCTGCGGACGCGGTGTGACCATACGCACACGTCTGGTCCTTCTAGAGAATGGCGAAGCCAAGGACAAATGCTTGTCTCGCATGGAACTGCATCAGCAAAAGGAATGTATCAATCCTGTCGATTGTCACATTAACTCAGAAATGGCCAAAGATATTTGTATCCAACATCCGGATAGTGGTCCTTGTCGGGGTAATTATCAGCGTTATTCCTACAATCCGCAAACGCAATCCTGCCAATCCTTTAGCTATGGCGGTTGCCGTGGCAATCGTAATAATTTCCTTACCGAAACGGAATGCCTACAAACCTGCAGCTCGGTGAGATCGTCGAAGGCAGCTGAGGAAGTTCCCCAGGGTTGTGTCATGTCCGATTGGTCCAATTGGTCAGCCTGCAGCGTCAGCTGTGGTGTCGGCTATTCCGAGGGCTATCGCCAAGTTATCAGTGAGCCCCAACACGGTGGACAATCCTGTCCCAAGCGTCTGAGCAAACGACGCCGCTGCACTATGCCCAGTTGCtaa
- the LOC6646023 gene encoding uncharacterized protein LOC6646023 isoform X1: MSLGSVAGALLKGSQTALQQLLEDINFQRTKEMRQLLKDDGGFVVLQGTTYWTDLFVRHFLFQTEPQHSIDSDDLLFFVRKKHVKSSSRHMPKYETEVEVFRKDSRKLPIGDPDVDWEETVYLNMVIHQFDYTLTLAICTRTSPKELQVLRRHSQRVYASPSRRKMDTKGEGEEITYPHICFMVDNFDEVFSDILVRDGEMVCVELVANDKDGSVQGVIFLGSIRYDALKKVYDARQSSLSSKVAQRMSFGLFSSGAGVQTRCEFVRMKGPQGKGHAEMAVTKPKGSGVETPTSEPGFCATDMWDEWDEENDDYCTYRHQRRLSDPSANLNNFSRYGWRTKNVNNPQDMVGSGTSSSSAAAKARSENEGLDSLANEVSEIEAGDLRDDQKRPAFSASEAKLHTNPKCETLKLDLVQHQEKPATTTTTAAATDAQIIPTSPAAAAAPASTPPPLSAAVEVTVTNGSVSNSNSTSNSTGCNCFGGKKCKKRWATATGNLQTPEMSEVYCPSCEDPSNETPACLSKMPDKTRPSRLKPKANILSVESELVVGSKRGSLRLPVDSKRKQQSGGGGASITRSASLSAADRRTSLPVTNKRILTASKIRAPKTGKAQEKDKENDKKSSNQKTSNILSKISPKRLRGGKDKDKDKDKDKSKTLPMKSKKILELEVNTPCASISTPIPAKTQEYEIADDATSLNGSETEGNAKMAILSESDSKLMISVRGREELPVVESKSPFEKCIRVPIQADEDHPLQPEAITPPSCHNNDNDDDESTAADVINGNQDQEQDQNNGGHSATLPRTSKQSFYNRAMHLVPKRRTPDGTTIYYWCDLPKKALKELDDGAYNPLWTSRGFTQSFHFWKENRRQQSTPLNAFLTYVTLPWWSIAKDLLDHREAPILTF; this comes from the exons ATGTCACTGGGCAGCGTAGCCGGAGCCCTGCTAAAGGGATCTCAGACGGCATTGCAGCAACTGTTGGAGGACATAAATTTCCAGCGGACCAAAGAGATGCGACAATTGCTCAAGGATG ATGGCGGCTTTGTGGTATTACAGGGTACAACCTATTGGACAGATCTATTTGTCCGGCATTTCTTATTCCAAACGGAGCCGCAGCACAGCATCGATTCGGATGATTTGCTCTTTTTTGTGCGCAAGAAGCATGTGAAGAGCTCCTCGCGACATATGCCAAAATATGAG ACTGAGGTGGAAGTATTCCGCAAAGATTCTCGCAAACTGCCCATTGGAGATCCCGATGTCGATTGGGAGGAGACTGTGTATCTAAATATGGTTATACATCAATTTGATTACACTCTCACGCTGGCCATTTGTACGAGAACTTCACCCAAAGAGCTGCAGGTGCTGCGGCGCCATTCACAGCGGGTCTATGCCAGTCCCTCGAGACGAAAAATGGACACCAAGGGGGAGGGTGAAGAAATTACGTATCCGCACATTTGTTTCATGGTCGATAACTTTGATGAGGTATTCAGTGACATTCTGGTGCGGGATGGCGAAATGGTATGCGTGGAATTGGTGGCCAATGACAAAGATGGCTCCGTACAAGGTGTAATCTTCTTGGGTTCCATACGCTATGATGCTCTCAAGAAGGTCTACGATGCCAGA CAATCTAGTCTCAGCTCAAAGGTGGCCCAGCGCATGTCCTTTGGCCTGTTTAGCAGTGGCGCTGGTGTACAGACACGCTGTGAGTTTGTACGCATGAAGGGACCCCAGGGCAAGGGTCATGCCGAAATGGCGGTGACTAAACCCAAGGGCTCTGGTGTCGAGACTCCAACCAGTGAGCCAGGCTTCTGTGCCACCGATATGTGGGACGAATGGGATGAAGAGAACGATGATTATTGCACCTATCGACATCAACGACGTCTGAGCGATCCCAGTGccaatttaaataatttctcaCGTTATGGCTGGCGCACCAAAAATGTCAATAATCCCCAGGATATGGTTGGCAGTGGCACCAGCAGTTCCAGTGCTGCAGCCAAGGCGCGTTCTGAGAATGAAGGACTCGACTCTTTGGCCAATGAGGTGTCCGAGATTGAGGCTGGTGATTTACGTGATG ATCAAAAACGTCCTGCTTTCTCGGCCTCTGAAGCTAAACTCCACACAAATCCCAAGTGTGAAACGCTCAAACTTGACCTAGTCCAACATCAAGAaaagccagcaacaacaacaacaacagcagcagcaacagatgCTCAAATCATTCCCACATCgccagcagcggcagcggcaccAGCAAGTACCCCGCCACCATTAAGTGCTGCAGTCGAGGTGACAGTGACCAATGGAAGCGTCTCAAACTCAAACTCCACCTCCAATTCCACTGGCTGCAATTGTTTTGGAggcaaaaagtgtaaaaaacGCTGGGCCACGGCCACTGGTAATCTACAGACACCCGAAATGTCGGAGGTCTATTGCCCCAGCTGTGAAGATCCGTCCAATGAGACACCAGCATGTCTCAGTAAAATGCCCGACAAGACGCGTCCCTCTCGATTGAAGCCCAAGGCTAATATATTGAGTGTGGAAAGCGAATTGGTGGTGGGCAGCAAGAGGGGAAGTCTACGTTTGCCGGTGGATAGCAAACGTAAACAGCAATCAGGCGGAGGAGGAGCAAGCATTACCCGCAGCGCCTCTTTGAGTGCGGCAGATCGTCGCACCAGTTTGCCTGTAACTAATAAAAGAATATTGACGGCAAGTAAAATACGTGCCCCCAAGACGGGCAAAGCTCAGGAAAAGGATAAGGAGAATGATAAAAAGTCTTCCAATCAGAAGACTAGCAATATTCTTTCCAAGATATCACCCAAAAGGCTAAGAGGAGGcaaagataaagataaagacAAGGACAAAGACAAGAGCAAAACATTGCCAATGAAATCCAAAAAGATTTTGGAACTAGAAGTGAATACTCCTTGTGCTTCCATTTCCACACCAATTCCAGCAAAGACGCAGGAGTACGAAATAGCCGATGATGCCACATCCTTGAATGGCAGCGAAACGGAGGGCAATGCCAAAATGGCCATATTAAGTGAGAGTGATAGCAAGCTAATGATCAGTGTACGTGGACGGGAAGAGTTGCCCGTGGTGGAGTCAAAGTCACCATTTGAGAAATGCATTCGTGTACCTATACAAGCAGATGAAGATCATCCACTGCAACCGGAAGCAATAACACCGCCATCCTGCcataataatgataatgatgatgatgaatcTACAGCCGCTGATGTAATCAATGGCAATCAGGATCAGGAACAGGATCAGAATAATGGTGGCCATAGTGCCACCTTGCCGCGCACATCGAAGCAATCGTTCTACAATAGAGCCATGCATCTAGTACCGAAACGTCGCACACCCGATGGCACCACCATCTACTATTGGTGCGATTTGCCCAAGAAAGCGCTAAAAG AACTCGACGATGGAGCATATAATCCGCTGTGGACTAGTCGCGGCTTTACacaatcatttcatttctgGAAAGAGAATCGCCGACAGCAATCAACGCCGCTGAATGCATTTCTCACCTATGTGACCTTGCCCTGGTGGAGCATTGCCAAGG ACTTGCTGGATCATCGAGAGGCGCCCATATTAACCTTTTAG
- the LOC26529571 gene encoding protein teflon: MSSFLNLLPSGSNVNLEKCGDVVISPKDNIMALYCRFCSDIFTRLPEFARHLQANHSDILSFAVEQNVYSVEELLGDQDNEQDTEQSASDSSSSGDSGLPERERDEEISKKNATSEVYACQSNANIVEALAANDIDLNDSLDNSDNDKDLQTEVESLLFNDDENKADNLVEPFSNKDTKIVTESKYCEITETETQKDTKGFRQSRSKTEKRSLSICDLKSYSITRMTRRREMKQMSSVRMRIIRSLQVEEMAAKPVRTPLSNLSSKEHLADDNVKGKHSLEAKHPLIEKPKLLAIQESKENQKLLAKISSATLAKPTPPPIPSLGPLESTESFQKPCIYNVPPMPIKLESDSKKKLKGKFVEISKVEILPKLNLKQEKSFEKQPQRSANLEDDLSPMPKKARSETRPVNENIDSKPMPQKARSESLKDNSQEQLPKCNRNDESSRCPLNFSLSESVIEFLQTDLKSTPLDGADSLLQLAMPKESEPPSQLKMKPQNDQELPSKPKVIKDDLTLLKLIGLPVIIFPTYVDKLHQDEYDNMREKAAKFTQIFRNYAVIWNRRKFIVSSDQLESLNHQLGLLKDELNRKLHINLNILELKRLLNLINIWHGKQIELVYFQKIKLSSNVEYYFQLFNFLSKMSNFLFYCEYCEETLYFETEYKNHLQKHRVVKRVAGSKQMKTVAKDN, encoded by the exons atgtcttcgtttttaaatttactgCCCAGTGGCAGTAATGTTAATTTAGAAAAGTGCGGAGATGTTGTTATTTCACCAAAGGACAACATTATGGCTTTGTATTGTCGCTTCTGTAGCGATATTTTCACCAGATTGCCGGAATTCGCCAGGCACTTGCAAGCAAATCATAGTGACATTTTGAGTTTTGCCGTTGAACAGAATGTTTATAGTGTGGAGGAGCTACTTGGGGACCAGGATAATGAACAGGACACTGAGCAATCTGCCTCGGATAGCAGTAGCAGCGGTGATTCCGGTTTGCCGGAAAGGGAAAGAGATGAAGAGATTAGTAAGAAAAATGCGACATCTGAAGTGTATGCCTGTCAGTCCAATGCAAACATAGTGGAAGCCCTGGCGGCCAATGATATAGATTTGAATGATTCATTGGATAACTCTG aTAATGACAAAGATTTACAAACTGAGGTGGAGTCCTTGTTGTTTAATGATGATGAAAATAAAGCAGATAACCTTGTAGAACCATTTTCAAACAAAGATACAAAAATCGTAACAGAATCTAAATATTGCGAGATTACAGAAACGGAAACCCAAAAAGATACCAAGGGATTCCGTCAGAGTCGCAGCAAGACAGAGAAGAGATCCTTAAGCATTTGTGACTTGAAGAGTTACAGCATCACTCGAATGACTCGCAGACGTGAGATGAAACAAATGAGCAGCGTCAGGATGCGCATAATACGATCTCTTCAAGTCGAAGAAATGGCTGCCAAACCAGTCCGTACTCCCTTGAGCAATCTTTCTTCCAAAGAGCACTTGGCAGATGATAATGTTAAAGGGAAACACTCTCTAGAAGCAAAACATCCCCTGatagaaaaaccaaaattacTGGCAATTCAAGAATcgaaagaaaatcaaaaactaTTGGCAAAGATTTCATCAGCTACTTTGGCAAAGCCGACGCCACCGCCAATACCGTCATTGGGTCCTCTTGAATCCACTGAATCCTTTCAGAAACCTTGCATCTACAATGTTCCTCCAATGCCTATCAAATTGGAGTCAGATTCTAAGAAAAAGCTAAAAGGCAAATTTGTAGAAATAAGtaaagttgaaattttgccaAAACTCAATTTGAAGCAGGAAAAGAGTTTTGAGAAGCAACCCCAAAGATCAGCTAATTTGGAAGATGACTTAAGTCCAATGCCAAAGAAGGCTAGAAGTGAAACAAGACCAGTCAATGAGAATATAGACTCCAAACCAATGCCACAAAAGGCCAGAAGTGAATCATTAAAGGATAACTCTCAGGAGCAGCTCCCGAAATGCAACCGAAATGACGAATCTAGTCGTTGCCCTTTAAACTTTAGCCTATCAGAAAGTGTAATTGAATTTCTGCAAACTGATTTAAAATCTACACCACTTGACGGTGCCGATAGCCTTCTTCAGTTGGCTATGCCCAAGGAAAGTGAACCTCCAAGTCAGTTG AAAATGAAGCCACAAAATGATCAAGAATTGCCATCTAAACCTAAAGTCATTAAGGATGATCTTACtctattgaaattgattgGG TTACCTGTTATAATATTTCCCACCTATGTGGATAAACTTCACCAGGATGAATACGATAATATGCGCGAAAAAGCAGCAAAATTCACACAAATCTTTCGCAATTACGCCGTCATTTGGAATCGTAGAAAATTCATTGTTAGCTCGGATCAATTAGAAAGTCTAAATCATCAATTGGGCTTACTCAAGGACGAACTAAATCGTAAACTACACattaatttgaatattttggaattgaaaCGTCTGCTGAATCTTATAAACATTTGGCATggtaaacaaattgaattggTTTATTTCCAAAAGATTAAGTTATCATCCAATGTAGAgtattattttcaattatttaattttctatCAAAAATGAGTAATTTCTTATTCTATTGTGAGTATTGTGAAGAAACACTCTATTTTGAGACCGAATATAAGAATCATTTGCAAAAGCATCGCGTAGTGAAAAGAGTTGCAGGATCCAAGCAAATGAAAACTGTTGCCAAGGATAattaa
- the LOC6646023 gene encoding uncharacterized protein KIAA0930 homolog isoform X2 has protein sequence MSLGSVAGALLKGSQTALQQLLEDINFQRTKEMRQLLKDDGGFVVLQGTTYWTDLFVRHFLFQTEPQHSIDSDDLLFFVRKKHVKSSSRHMPKYETEVEVFRKDSRKLPIGDPDVDWEETVYLNMVIHQFDYTLTLAICTRTSPKELQVLRRHSQRVYASPSRRKMDTKGEGEEITYPHICFMVDNFDEVFSDILVRDGEMVCVELVANDKDGSVQGVIFLGSIRYDALKKVYDARQSSLSSKVAQRMSFGLFSSGAGVQTRCEFVRMKGPQGKGHAEMAVTKPKGSGVETPTSEPGFCATDMWDEWDEENDDYCTYRHQRRLSDPSANLNNFSRYGWRTKNVNNPQDMVGSGTSSSSAAAKARSENEGLDSLANEVSEIEAGDLRDELDDGAYNPLWTSRGFTQSFHFWKENRRQQSTPLNAFLTYVTLPWWSIAKDLLDHREAPILTF, from the exons ATGTCACTGGGCAGCGTAGCCGGAGCCCTGCTAAAGGGATCTCAGACGGCATTGCAGCAACTGTTGGAGGACATAAATTTCCAGCGGACCAAAGAGATGCGACAATTGCTCAAGGATG ATGGCGGCTTTGTGGTATTACAGGGTACAACCTATTGGACAGATCTATTTGTCCGGCATTTCTTATTCCAAACGGAGCCGCAGCACAGCATCGATTCGGATGATTTGCTCTTTTTTGTGCGCAAGAAGCATGTGAAGAGCTCCTCGCGACATATGCCAAAATATGAG ACTGAGGTGGAAGTATTCCGCAAAGATTCTCGCAAACTGCCCATTGGAGATCCCGATGTCGATTGGGAGGAGACTGTGTATCTAAATATGGTTATACATCAATTTGATTACACTCTCACGCTGGCCATTTGTACGAGAACTTCACCCAAAGAGCTGCAGGTGCTGCGGCGCCATTCACAGCGGGTCTATGCCAGTCCCTCGAGACGAAAAATGGACACCAAGGGGGAGGGTGAAGAAATTACGTATCCGCACATTTGTTTCATGGTCGATAACTTTGATGAGGTATTCAGTGACATTCTGGTGCGGGATGGCGAAATGGTATGCGTGGAATTGGTGGCCAATGACAAAGATGGCTCCGTACAAGGTGTAATCTTCTTGGGTTCCATACGCTATGATGCTCTCAAGAAGGTCTACGATGCCAGA CAATCTAGTCTCAGCTCAAAGGTGGCCCAGCGCATGTCCTTTGGCCTGTTTAGCAGTGGCGCTGGTGTACAGACACGCTGTGAGTTTGTACGCATGAAGGGACCCCAGGGCAAGGGTCATGCCGAAATGGCGGTGACTAAACCCAAGGGCTCTGGTGTCGAGACTCCAACCAGTGAGCCAGGCTTCTGTGCCACCGATATGTGGGACGAATGGGATGAAGAGAACGATGATTATTGCACCTATCGACATCAACGACGTCTGAGCGATCCCAGTGccaatttaaataatttctcaCGTTATGGCTGGCGCACCAAAAATGTCAATAATCCCCAGGATATGGTTGGCAGTGGCACCAGCAGTTCCAGTGCTGCAGCCAAGGCGCGTTCTGAGAATGAAGGACTCGACTCTTTGGCCAATGAGGTGTCCGAGATTGAGGCTGGTGATTTACGTGATG AACTCGACGATGGAGCATATAATCCGCTGTGGACTAGTCGCGGCTTTACacaatcatttcatttctgGAAAGAGAATCGCCGACAGCAATCAACGCCGCTGAATGCATTTCTCACCTATGTGACCTTGCCCTGGTGGAGCATTGCCAAGG ACTTGCTGGATCATCGAGAGGCGCCCATATTAACCTTTTAG